From the genome of Candidatus Dormiibacterota bacterium:
GTGGAGCGCGCGAGGCTCGGCGACACGATGCAGGAGCATCGACTCGACACGTCAGGCGCGGTCGACCCAGAGACGGCGGTACGAGCAGCGCGGCTCGTCGGCGCACACTTCTTGATCGAGGGCAACGTCGTCCAGTTCGATCAGACGGGGAGCTCGGGCGCGAGCCTCGGCCAGAATATTGTTGTGAGCCACGTCGTGTCGAGCAGGCACGCAACCACGGTTGAAGGTACGCCGCCGCCGTGTTACAGGCCCACGATGGAGACGCGGTGCCCAACGGCCGCACCCCGCACCTCGAGCGTCACGACGAGTCACGTCACACATTCGGTTGCGGGCGCGCTCTCCGGGAACTTTGGCAGCGGTCGCGTCACGATCAAGGTCTCGGTGCGCGTGGTGAACGTCGAGACCGGTCAGATCGTTGAGGCATTCGACGACGAGCAGACGCAGACGGCAAACTCGTGGAGCGTCGGCGGCGCCGACTTCTTGACCGGCACGTACGGCAGCTACGAGAACGCAAACTTCATTTCATCGACCATGGGGCACCTCATCGACGCCGAGGCCGGTATCATTGCGGCGCACATAGATGGAGGCCGCCCGTTGAGCGCTGCGCCGATGGGGCCGTCGCTCACCGGGAGGATCATCGCGGTCGACAGCGGGTACTACATCATCAATCTCGGATCGTCGCGCGGGGTTGCCACCGGGCAATACTTTGCGGTGATGAAGGTGTCACAGGTTCGCGATCCCGGTACGGGCAGATACCTCACGGT
Proteins encoded in this window:
- a CDS encoding CsgG/HfaB family protein codes for the protein MGRFLWIFWFVFCLGLGAGVSSGLAQQAQPAVAVMNFSTQGLTGDWWGQFEPGVALSDLVTDRLVNAGRFNVVERARLGDTMQEHRLDTSGAVDPETAVRAARLVGAHFLIEGNVVQFDQTGSSGASLGQNIVVSHVVSSRHATTVEGTPPPCYRPTMETRCPTAAPRTSSVTTSHVTHSVAGALSGNFGSGRVTIKVSVRVVNVETGQIVEAFDDEQTQTANSWSVGGADFLTGTYGSYENANFISSTMGHLIDAEAGIIAAHIDGGRPLSAAPMGPSLTGRIIAVDSGYYIINLGSSRGVATGQYFAVMKVSQVRDPGTGRYLTVNQPTGRIEITSVSPQTAIGRRVSGSPANGQEVKSEP